The Streptococcus viridans genome includes a window with the following:
- a CDS encoding polysaccharide deacetylase family protein — translation MIRNKKGVSMNHRKRRVPKKIRLLLILNAFLLFCIFILGFFLLNRVATTPVADKQEINTSQTMKQQRATTKWVKQDQPVKIPILMYHAVHTMAPSEEANANLIVAPETFESHLKALKEAGYYTLTPEEAYRALTKNELPEGGKVVWLTFDDGIADFYTIVYPLLKKYQMTATNNIITSFSDEERPSVLTFDQIKEMKAQGMTFESHTVSHPDLARSDSSRQESELANSKHVLDKKLHQTTTTIVYPAGRYSDVTMELAKNNGYKMGLTTNNGLASLDDGLYSLNRLRILPTTTAENLLAEMQTNP, via the coding sequence ATGATAAGAAATAAGAAAGGGGTCTCTATGAATCACCGAAAAAGACGCGTCCCAAAGAAAATACGATTATTACTTATTTTAAATGCTTTTCTGCTATTCTGCATCTTCATTTTAGGCTTTTTCCTATTGAATCGTGTTGCAACAACTCCCGTTGCTGACAAGCAAGAAATAAATACAAGTCAGACGATGAAACAGCAAAGAGCTACTACTAAATGGGTAAAACAAGATCAACCTGTAAAAATCCCGATCCTCATGTACCACGCTGTTCACACGATGGCCCCTTCAGAAGAAGCCAATGCCAATCTCATCGTGGCACCTGAAACCTTTGAGAGTCATCTCAAAGCTCTTAAAGAGGCCGGTTACTACACCTTAACTCCTGAAGAAGCTTATCGGGCACTCACCAAAAACGAACTGCCGGAAGGTGGCAAAGTCGTTTGGTTGACCTTTGATGATGGAATTGCTGACTTTTATACCATAGTCTATCCTCTCCTAAAAAAATACCAAATGACCGCAACCAACAATATCATTACTTCCTTTTCTGACGAGGAAAGACCCAGTGTTTTAACCTTCGATCAGATCAAAGAAATGAAAGCGCAAGGTATGACGTTTGAGAGTCATACAGTATCTCATCCAGATTTGGCCCGATCAGATAGCTCTCGTCAGGAATCTGAACTAGCAAATTCCAAACATGTACTAGACAAGAAACTCCATCAAACCACTACTACCATTGTCTACCCTGCCGGTCGCTACTCTGACGTCACCATGGAACTAGCAAAAAACAATGGCTACAAAATGGGCTTAACAACCAACAATGGACTAGCCAGTCTAGATGACGGCCTTTACTCACTAAATCGCCTGCGGATCTTACCTACTACGACAGCAGAAAACCTACTTGCAGAAATGCAAACTAATCCATAA
- a CDS encoding homoserine dehydrogenase: MSVKIALLGFGTVASGVPFLLKENHEKISQAAQDDIEIAKVLVRDDAEKQSLQAAGHDYNFVTNVDEIIEDKEIAIVVELMGRIEPAKTFITRALEAGKHVVSANKDLLAVHGSELLEVAQKHQVALYYEAAVAGGIPILRTLVNSLASDKVTKVLGVVNGTSNFMMTKMVEEGWTYEDALAEAQRLGYAESDPTNDVEGIDAAYKMVILSQFAFGMNIQFDQVGHKGISQITPQDVSVAQSLGYVIKLVGSIVETESGIAAEVTPTFLPKQHPLAGVNDVMNAVYVESIGIGESMYYGPGAGQKPTATSVVADIVRIVRRLKEGTIGKAFNEYSRPLQLAKPEDVKNNYYFSIKAPDATGQILRLAEIFNAEGASFKQILQEDSDGQFASVVIITHQVNQTQFKNLVEKLDSEPNFELLNTFKVLGE; the protein is encoded by the coding sequence ATGTCTGTTAAAATTGCCTTATTAGGATTTGGTACTGTTGCCAGTGGCGTACCATTTTTATTAAAAGAAAACCATGAAAAAATCAGCCAGGCTGCTCAGGATGACATTGAGATCGCTAAGGTCCTTGTTCGTGATGATGCGGAAAAGCAAAGCTTGCAAGCGGCTGGCCATGACTACAACTTTGTGACCAATGTCGATGAGATCATTGAAGACAAAGAGATTGCCATCGTAGTTGAATTGATGGGCCGGATTGAGCCAGCGAAAACCTTTATCACCCGTGCTCTGGAAGCAGGTAAGCATGTGGTCTCTGCGAACAAAGACCTTCTAGCTGTTCATGGAAGTGAATTGCTAGAGGTTGCTCAAAAACACCAAGTAGCTCTTTATTATGAAGCGGCCGTAGCTGGTGGGATCCCAATCCTTCGAACCTTGGTGAATTCCTTGGCTTCTGACAAGGTGACCAAAGTACTCGGTGTGGTCAATGGAACATCCAACTTCATGATGACCAAAATGGTGGAAGAAGGCTGGACTTATGAAGATGCGTTAGCAGAAGCGCAACGCCTTGGTTACGCTGAAAGTGACCCAACCAATGACGTCGAAGGGATCGATGCAGCCTACAAGATGGTGATCTTGAGTCAATTTGCCTTTGGGATGAACATCCAATTTGACCAAGTAGGTCACAAAGGGATCAGCCAGATCACTCCACAAGATGTCTCTGTCGCTCAAAGCCTTGGTTATGTGATCAAACTGGTTGGCTCGATCGTTGAAACGGAATCAGGGATTGCAGCAGAGGTGACACCAACCTTCCTTCCAAAACAACACCCACTTGCTGGTGTGAACGACGTCATGAATGCGGTCTATGTGGAATCAATCGGGATTGGTGAGTCTATGTACTACGGACCAGGGGCAGGCCAAAAACCAACTGCGACTAGTGTCGTTGCCGACATCGTTCGTATTGTCCGTCGTCTAAAAGAAGGAACGATCGGTAAAGCCTTCAATGAATACAGCCGCCCTCTTCAATTGGCTAAGCCTGAAGATGTGAAGAACAATTATTACTTCTCAATCAAGGCACCAGATGCGACTGGTCAAATCTTGCGTCTCGCGGAGATCTTTAATGCAGAAGGAGCTTCCTTCAAGCAAATCCTCCAAGAAGACTCAGATGGTCAATTTGCAAGTGTGGTCATCATTACCCACCAAGTCAACCAAACCCAATTCAAGAACTTGGTTGAAAAACTGGATTCAGAGCCGAATTTCGAACTCTTGAATACCTTTAAGGTCTTGGGAGAATAA
- the thrB gene encoding homoserine kinase, whose product MKIIVPATSANVGPGFDSVGIAVSKYLTIDVLEAQENWWIEHDLGEEIPSDEENLLLQTALQVTADLPPHRLKMTSEVPLARGLGSSSSVIVAGIELANQLGKLALSDEDKLEIATKIEGHPDNVAPAIFGNLVVASYVDQQTNHLVLPFPECALVAFVPNYELKTSDSRNVLPSEWTYKEAVAASSIANVAIAALAKGDLRVAGKAIEADRFHERYRQQLVAEFPQVKEVAHQHDAYATYLSGAGPTIMTLLPVEHTEAFAKDLESKGLNGQVFSLKIDTTGVKVEDSES is encoded by the coding sequence ATGAAGATTATTGTTCCAGCAACCAGTGCCAATGTAGGGCCCGGATTTGATTCTGTTGGTATCGCTGTTTCTAAGTATTTGACCATTGATGTGCTAGAAGCGCAAGAAAACTGGTGGATTGAACACGACTTGGGAGAGGAGATTCCAAGCGATGAAGAGAATCTCTTGCTTCAAACGGCTCTCCAAGTCACAGCCGATTTGCCTCCTCATCGTCTCAAGATGACCAGTGAAGTGCCTTTGGCGCGTGGACTTGGTTCTTCTAGCTCTGTTATCGTTGCGGGGATTGAGTTGGCCAATCAACTGGGCAAGCTAGCTTTAAGTGATGAAGATAAACTAGAAATTGCGACAAAAATTGAAGGGCATCCTGATAACGTAGCCCCAGCTATTTTTGGAAATCTGGTCGTAGCGAGCTATGTGGATCAGCAGACCAATCATTTGGTCCTTCCATTCCCTGAGTGTGCTTTGGTAGCCTTTGTCCCCAATTACGAACTCAAGACTAGCGATAGTCGAAATGTCCTTCCAAGTGAGTGGACGTATAAGGAAGCTGTGGCAGCTAGTTCTATTGCAAACGTGGCTATTGCTGCCCTTGCTAAGGGAGACTTGAGAGTTGCAGGAAAAGCTATCGAAGCGGATCGCTTCCATGAACGCTACCGCCAACAGCTGGTTGCAGAGTTCCCTCAAGTCAAAGAAGTTGCGCATCAACACGATGCTTATGCCACTTACCTTTCTGGTGCAGGTCCAACTATTATGACCTTGCTTCCAGTTGAACATACAGAAGCCTTTGCCAAAGACTTGGAGTCTAAGGGCTTAAATGGTCAGGTCTTCTCACTAAAGATTGACACAACTGGTGTGAAGGTAGAGGACAGTGAATCTTGA